From Mya arenaria isolate MELC-2E11 chromosome 1, ASM2691426v1, a single genomic window includes:
- the LOC128238395 gene encoding dynein axonemal heavy chain 8-like translates to MPQWKPILFGVSFLHTVVQERRKFGPLGWNIPYEFNSSDWQASVQFCQNHLDDMDMKKGVSWVTVRYMLGEVQYGGRVTDDYDKRLLNTFARVWFGDFMFADSFQFYTGYKIPKVKTYDMFMQHIELLPLVDSPEAFGLHPNADITYQTNMAANILDTTMSIQPKEGGAGAGESRETVVFRMAEDMLDKLPADYIPHEVKDRLRKMGHLHPVNIFLKQEIDRMQRVINIVRITLSDLKLAIEGTIIMSENLRDALDNMFDAKVPNLWRKISWQSSTLGFWYTELLERNEQFNRWIFQGRPDVFWMTGLFNPQGFLTAMRQEVTRAHKGWALDSVTLHNDVLKASKEDITSPPAEGVYIFGLYLDGASWDRRNCRLAESHPKVLFTLLPVVHMYAINSTAPKDPRLYQCPIYKKPQRTDLTYISFIVLKTTQSPDHWTLRGVGALCDIK, encoded by the exons ATGCCACAGTGGAAACCTATACTCTTCGGAGTCTCCTTCCTACATACTGTTGTACAG GAAAGAAGAAAGTTTGGACCCCTTGGTTGGAACATTCCCTATGAATTCAATTCGTCCGATTGGCAGGCTAGCGTGCAGTTTTGCCAAAACCATCTTGATGATATGGACATGAAAAAG gGAGTGTCCTGGGTGACAGTTCGCTATATGCTTGGAGAGGTACAGTATGGAGGCAGAGTCACTGATGACTATGACAAGAGGCTTCTCAACACATTTGCCAGG GTGTGGTTTGGAGACTTCATGTTTGCAGACAGCTTTCAGTTCTACACTGGCTACAAGATCCCCAAGGTTAAGACGTATGACATGTTTATGCAGCACATAGAGCTTCTACCACTGGTCGACTCACCGGAGGCTTTTGGACTCCACCCAAATGCTGACATCAC GTACCAGACCAACATGGCAGCCAACATTTTGGACACCACTATGAGTATCCAACCCAAAGAAGGAGGAGCTGGAGCTGGTGAGAGCAGGGAAACGGTTGTGTTCCGTATGGCTGAGGACATGCTCGATAAACTTCCGGCAGATTACATTCCTCATGAG GTAAAGGACAGGTTAAGGAAGATGGGCCATCTTCATCCCGTTAACATCTTCCTGAAGCAGGAGATTGATCGTATGCAGAGAGTGATCAATATTGTCCGCATAACCCTCAGTGATCTTAAACTGGCCATAGAGGGAACCATCATCATGTCAGAG AACCTGCGTGATGCCCTGGACAACATGTTTGATGCCAAGGTTCCAAACCTGTGGCGTAAAATCTCCTGGCAGTCTTCCACTCTGGGATTCTGGTACACTGAACTGCTTGAGAGGAATGAACAGTTTAATCGCTGGATATTCCAGGGGAGGCCTGATGTATTCTGGATGACTGGGCTATTCAACCCACAAG GTTTCCTAACAGCTATGCGACAGGAGGTAACTCGAGCTCATAAAGGCTGGGCGCTGGACTCTGTCACCTTACACAATGATGTTCTCAAAGCAAGCAAGGAGGACATCACAAGTCCACCAGCGGAGGGCGTGTACATCTTCGGCCTGTACCTTGATGGAGCCTCCTGGGATAGGCGTAACTGTCGCCTTGCAGAGTCTCACCCCAAGGTGTTGTTCACGCTGCTCCCTGTGGTTCACATGTATGCCATCAACTCAACAGCGCCCAAAGACCCCAGGCTCTATCAGTGCCCCATTTACAAGAAGCCCCAAAGGACCGATCTCACCTATATATCGTTCATTGTTCTGAAAACCACACAAAGTCCTGATCACTGGACACTTCGAGGTGTAGGAGCCTTGTGTGACATCAAGTAa